In Falsibacillus albus, a single window of DNA contains:
- a CDS encoding MDR family MFS transporter, translating to MPKSLWLLVIGMMVNVTGSSFLWPLNTIYIHGELGKSLSVAGLVLMLNSGASVIGNLGGGVLFDKAGGYRTILIGLGITISALIGLTLWNTWEPYILFLIIIGFGSGIIFPAMYAMAGSVWPEGGRKGFNAIYVAQNAGVAIGSALGGLVASYSFSYVFMANLFMYSIFAVIAVFGYKKIQARNMKQTSIIQEGSYIKNKSKFTALMVLCIGYLLCWVAYVQWQSTIASYTQELHIPLKSYSLLWTVNGALIVLGQPFVSIVVKKTAASMKTQILIGICIFILSFSATGFVHHFPGFLAAMVILTIGEMFVWPAVPTIANQLAPKGREGFYQGVVNSTATGGRMIGPLSGGIIVDLFGMQSLFVVLITLLIVSIFFTTIYDRNLVKNTDVSKVSA from the coding sequence ATGCCAAAATCACTTTGGCTTTTGGTAATTGGAATGATGGTCAATGTTACCGGATCTTCTTTTCTATGGCCATTAAATACAATTTATATCCATGGGGAATTAGGAAAATCACTTTCTGTGGCAGGATTGGTGCTGATGCTCAATTCAGGCGCAAGCGTCATTGGGAATTTAGGCGGCGGTGTTCTTTTTGATAAAGCCGGAGGGTATCGCACGATTCTTATAGGACTCGGCATAACCATCAGTGCACTTATCGGTTTAACCTTATGGAATACGTGGGAGCCTTATATCCTTTTCCTAATAATCATTGGGTTCGGGTCAGGCATTATCTTTCCCGCCATGTATGCGATGGCCGGCTCTGTATGGCCGGAAGGTGGCAGAAAAGGTTTTAATGCCATTTATGTGGCACAGAACGCCGGAGTGGCCATCGGGTCTGCTTTGGGAGGACTAGTCGCCTCCTATTCTTTCAGCTATGTCTTTATGGCCAACTTATTCATGTACTCCATTTTTGCCGTAATTGCAGTATTCGGATATAAAAAAATCCAAGCAAGAAACATGAAGCAAACGTCAATCATCCAGGAAGGCAGCTATATAAAAAATAAAAGTAAATTTACGGCCCTCATGGTGCTTTGTATTGGCTATCTCCTATGCTGGGTCGCTTACGTCCAATGGCAATCGACCATTGCTTCCTATACACAGGAACTTCATATCCCCTTGAAATCATATAGTTTATTATGGACTGTGAATGGGGCACTTATTGTTCTTGGGCAGCCATTCGTTTCAATTGTGGTTAAAAAAACGGCAGCAAGCATGAAAACCCAAATCCTTATCGGAATTTGTATCTTTATTCTTTCATTCAGTGCCACAGGCTTCGTCCATCATTTTCCTGGATTTTTAGCAGCGATGGTCATTTTGACCATCGGTGAAATGTTCGTTTGGCCAGCGGTGCCGACCATTGCCAATCAGCTTGCACCAAAAGGAAGGGAAGGCTTCTATCAAGGGGTGGTCAATAGCACTGCGACTGGAGGTCGTATGATCGGGCCACTTTCCGGCGGGATCATTGTTGATTTATTCGGGATGCAGTCCCTTTTTGTTGTTTTGATCACTCTATTGATCGTCTCCATTTTCTTTACAACCATTTATGATCGAAACCTAGTGAAGAATACGGATGTATCAAAAGTTTCTGCTTGA
- a CDS encoding sigma-54 interaction domain-containing protein yields MRQSISEISLDVVDTILENAYEWIVVVDHKGFITYMNKNYCEFVEVSQEEVVGKHVTEVIENTRMHIVAETGKEELAELQYIRGSYMIANRIPIFSNGKSIGAFGTVIFRDTSHWMQMSSHVKDLMSKIQSYIQDINSGAKYTLNDILTNSPKVLELKEKVKLVAASDISILIRGESGTGKELFAHSIHQLSNRSPQPFIKLNCAAIPEHLLESELFGYEEGAFTGAKKGGKKGKFQLADGGTLFLDEIGDMPMNMQVKLLRALQEGEIEPVGSTVPSSVNVRILAATNRPLERMMEEKRFREDLYYRINVVPFEIPPLRERIEDISLLLNHFVQKVSKKIGKRINGMEEHVRQRFIQYSWPGNIRELENSVEAAVHLSSSEMIQMESLPEYLRNAALYPLGERTLKEILEEAERGVLQNSLEKYHNDKLMMAKVLGISKSTLYEKLNKYGLS; encoded by the coding sequence ATGCGTCAGTCCATTTCAGAGATTTCGCTGGACGTAGTTGATACCATTTTGGAAAATGCATATGAATGGATTGTTGTCGTCGATCATAAAGGATTCATTACATATATGAATAAGAATTATTGTGAGTTTGTAGAGGTTTCTCAAGAAGAAGTAGTGGGAAAGCATGTGACGGAAGTGATTGAAAATACCCGCATGCATATTGTAGCAGAAACAGGCAAGGAAGAATTGGCAGAACTTCAGTACATAAGGGGAAGCTATATGATTGCAAACAGGATCCCGATTTTTTCTAATGGAAAAAGCATCGGTGCTTTCGGGACGGTCATCTTCAGGGATACAAGCCACTGGATGCAGATGAGTTCACATGTAAAGGACTTGATGTCTAAAATACAAAGCTATATCCAGGATATTAATAGTGGAGCTAAGTATACATTGAATGACATTTTGACCAATTCTCCGAAAGTATTGGAGCTGAAAGAAAAAGTCAAGCTGGTGGCAGCAAGCGATATTTCCATTTTGATCAGGGGGGAAAGCGGGACGGGCAAGGAGCTGTTTGCACACAGCATCCATCAGTTGAGCAACCGCAGCCCCCAGCCCTTCATAAAACTTAACTGTGCAGCCATACCGGAGCATTTACTTGAATCTGAGTTATTTGGATATGAAGAAGGTGCATTTACAGGAGCAAAAAAAGGAGGCAAAAAAGGGAAGTTCCAACTTGCAGATGGTGGAACACTTTTTTTGGATGAAATCGGGGACATGCCGATGAACATGCAGGTCAAACTGCTGAGGGCCCTTCAGGAAGGTGAGATTGAACCGGTCGGATCGACTGTTCCCTCATCGGTAAATGTCCGTATTCTGGCGGCGACGAATCGCCCTTTGGAAAGAATGATGGAGGAGAAAAGATTTAGGGAGGACCTTTACTACCGGATAAATGTCGTTCCGTTCGAAATTCCACCTCTCCGTGAAAGAATTGAGGATATTTCCCTACTTTTGAATCATTTTGTTCAAAAGGTTTCCAAGAAAATCGGGAAACGGATTAATGGAATGGAGGAGCATGTCCGCCAAAGATTTATCCAATACAGCTGGCCGGGGAACATCCGGGAGCTTGAAAATTCGGTTGAAGCAGCGGTCCATCTCTCATCTTCTGAAATGATCCAGATGGAGTCGCTGCCTGAATATTTGAGGAATGCTGCGCTCTATCCATTAGGTGAAAGAACATTGAAGGAAATTTTGGAGGAAGCTGAAAGGGGAGTCCTTCAAAATAGCCTGGAAAAATATCATAATGATAAATTGATGATGGCAAAAGTACTTGGAATAAGTAAGTCCACTCTTTATGAAAAATTAAATAAATATGGATTGAGCTGA
- a CDS encoding GntP family permease: MLSMIGLIGGLFLLIFLTMKGMNLLIVGPISALFVAVFSGMPLFPQLAGDGQANLVGNYMTGFSSFVTAWYLMFLLGAIFGKVMEDSGAADSISKFVVDKLGMKYAVLAIVVACAVLTYGGVSLFVVAFSVYPMAISLFKQADLPRRFIPAALSFGSVTFTMTSAGSPEIQNWIPIQYLNTTPYAGWEVSLLVAVFMAVFGYWWLKRMIKKAVAKGERFVGRESDPVAVDKALPHPVLGLIPLVVVLVLAFTFHDSLKESALIIALLGGVIFTYLLNRKYFNSFWNAVSEGTMGALIAIGNTAAVVGFGGVAKAVPAFTQAVDYMTHIPGSPLIGGAIAVSVIAGMTGSASGGQAIALPLLAPHYMDAGVNPEALHRVVSISSGALDSLPHNGYVVTTIRAICGETHKDAYGAVGALTVIVPLLGLTLAIILFSLGLGI; the protein is encoded by the coding sequence ATGCTCAGTATGATTGGACTTATTGGTGGATTATTTTTATTGATTTTTTTAACGATGAAAGGGATGAACTTATTGATTGTCGGGCCGATTTCTGCCCTATTTGTAGCGGTTTTTAGTGGAATGCCGCTCTTTCCTCAGCTTGCGGGGGATGGTCAAGCGAATTTAGTCGGAAATTATATGACCGGATTTTCCAGCTTCGTTACTGCTTGGTATTTGATGTTCCTATTAGGAGCCATCTTTGGAAAGGTCATGGAAGACAGCGGAGCGGCAGACAGTATCTCTAAATTTGTCGTTGACAAGCTCGGTATGAAATATGCCGTATTGGCCATTGTAGTTGCTTGTGCTGTCTTGACATATGGAGGAGTCAGTTTATTCGTTGTTGCATTCTCGGTTTATCCGATGGCAATCAGCCTTTTCAAGCAGGCAGATCTTCCCCGCCGATTTATTCCAGCTGCATTATCATTTGGGTCCGTAACATTTACGATGACTTCAGCGGGGTCGCCTGAAATCCAAAACTGGATACCTATACAATATCTCAACACCACTCCATATGCTGGATGGGAAGTCAGTTTACTGGTGGCTGTTTTCATGGCAGTATTTGGGTATTGGTGGCTCAAGCGCATGATCAAAAAAGCTGTCGCAAAAGGCGAAAGATTTGTAGGGAGGGAAAGTGATCCGGTTGCAGTGGATAAAGCATTGCCACACCCGGTGCTGGGGTTGATTCCATTGGTTGTCGTATTGGTCCTTGCATTCACATTCCATGATTCATTGAAAGAATCTGCACTGATCATTGCATTATTGGGTGGCGTCATCTTTACGTATCTATTGAATCGAAAATATTTCAACTCGTTCTGGAATGCCGTATCGGAAGGAACAATGGGTGCATTGATCGCAATTGGCAACACGGCTGCAGTCGTCGGTTTCGGCGGGGTTGCAAAGGCTGTTCCTGCCTTTACTCAAGCGGTCGATTATATGACGCATATCCCTGGATCCCCTTTGATTGGCGGGGCGATAGCCGTCAGCGTCATTGCTGGGATGACAGGCTCTGCTTCAGGCGGGCAGGCTATCGCATTGCCGTTGTTGGCACCGCATTATATGGATGCTGGTGTGAATCCCGAGGCGCTTCACCGTGTCGTGTCCATTTCTTCAGGTGCATTGGATTCACTTCCGCATAACGGATATGTCGTGACGACGATCCGGGCGATCTGCGGGGAGACTCATAAAGATGCTTATGGTGCGGTCGGTGCACTGACGGTCATCGTGCCTCTGCTCGGATTGACACTGGCAATCATATTATTCTCACTTGGTCTTGGAATATAG
- a CDS encoding 3-hydroxybutyrate dehydrogenase, which translates to MEGKCVLITGAAQGIGFELAAEYAKRGARVVLTDINEEKVAKAADSLNKQGLETLGLVCDVTKESDIKSVIDETIKHIGKLDVLVNNAGIQHVAPIEEFPVEKFELILKIMVTAPFVAMKHAIPIMKEQKFGRILNMASINGLVGFAGKAAYNSAKHGVIGLTKVAALETAEHGITVNAICPGYVDTPLVQNQLGDIAKTRNIPVERVLEEVIYPLVPQKRLLSVKEIADYAVFLSSEQAGAVTGQAVVIDGGYTVQ; encoded by the coding sequence ATGGAAGGAAAATGTGTGTTGATTACAGGGGCGGCACAAGGAATCGGGTTTGAATTGGCTGCCGAATATGCCAAGCGCGGCGCACGTGTAGTTTTGACGGACATCAATGAGGAAAAGGTTGCGAAGGCTGCAGATAGTTTGAACAAACAGGGATTGGAGACATTGGGACTGGTGTGCGATGTAACGAAGGAGTCGGACATTAAATCGGTCATTGATGAAACGATAAAACATATCGGGAAACTTGATGTTCTCGTGAACAATGCTGGAATTCAGCATGTTGCACCAATTGAGGAATTTCCTGTAGAAAAATTTGAGCTGATTTTGAAAATCATGGTGACGGCTCCTTTCGTCGCCATGAAACATGCCATTCCCATCATGAAGGAGCAAAAGTTTGGCCGGATATTAAATATGGCCTCCATCAATGGACTTGTCGGCTTTGCAGGAAAAGCTGCATACAATAGCGCGAAGCATGGTGTGATCGGGTTGACAAAGGTGGCTGCGCTGGAAACGGCGGAGCATGGCATAACTGTCAATGCCATTTGTCCGGGCTATGTGGATACTCCACTTGTCCAGAATCAGCTTGGAGATATCGCAAAAACAAGAAATATTCCAGTTGAAAGAGTGTTGGAGGAAGTGATATATCCATTGGTGCCGCAAAAGAGACTGCTGTCTGTAAAAGAAATTGCGGACTACGCCGTTTTCCTGAGCAGCGAACAGGCAGGAGCGGTCACGGGGCAAGCAGTGGTCATCGACGGCGGATATACGGTGCAATAA
- the leuS gene encoding leucine--tRNA ligase yields the protein MSFDHQAIEKKWQKYWETHDTFKTTEINGKSNFYALDMFPYPSGAGLHVGHPEGYTATDILSRFKRMQGYNVLHPMGWDAFGLPAEQYALDTGNDPAEFTEQNIATFKKQIKSLGFSYDWDREVNTTDPDYYKWTQWIFLKLYEKGLAYIDEVAVNWCPALGTVLANEEVIDGKSERGGHPVERRPMKQWMLKITAYADRLIEDLDELDWPESLKDMQRNWIGRSEGAEVTFGIEGFDKTFTVFTTRPDTLFGATYAVLAPEHPFVKEIVSEDQRANVDAYLEQIKAKSDLERTDLAKDKTGVFTGAYAINPVNGEKMPIWIADYVLMSYGTGAIMAVPAHDERDYEFARKFDLPIKEVVAGGNVEKEAYTGDGEHVNSEFLNGMGKEEAISKMILWLEEKQIGTKKVTYRLRDWLFSRQRYWGEPIPIIHWEDGTMSAVPEEQLPVMLPKTDDIKPSGTGESPLANIADWVNVVDPETGKKGRRETNTMPQWAGSCWYYLRYIDPKNSEVLADPEKLQAWLPVDIYIGGAEHAVLHLLYARFWHKFLYDIGAVPTKEPFQRLFNQGMILGENNEKMSKSKGNVVNPDDIVESHGADTLRLYEMFMGPLEASVTWSTNGLDGARRFLDRVWRLFVEENGELSSKVQDGSSQELEKVYHQTVKKVTEDFDGLRFNTAISQLMVFINDAYKVDVLPKEYVEGFVKMLAPIAPHASEELWSKLGHEESITYAEWPAFDESKLVENEIEIVLQVNGKVRAKLTVPRDISRDDLQELAMNDEKVAEHTEGKQIRKIIAVPGKLVNVVAN from the coding sequence ATGAGTTTCGATCACCAAGCCATTGAAAAGAAATGGCAAAAGTATTGGGAAACACATGATACATTCAAGACAACCGAAATTAATGGGAAATCCAATTTCTATGCTTTGGATATGTTCCCATATCCATCCGGTGCCGGACTGCACGTCGGCCATCCAGAAGGATATACCGCGACGGATATTCTATCCAGATTCAAAAGGATGCAGGGCTACAATGTGCTTCACCCAATGGGCTGGGATGCATTCGGCTTGCCTGCTGAACAATATGCGCTCGATACAGGTAATGATCCTGCCGAATTCACCGAGCAGAACATCGCCACGTTCAAAAAGCAGATAAAATCTCTTGGATTCTCTTACGATTGGGATCGGGAAGTGAATACAACAGATCCAGATTACTACAAATGGACGCAATGGATTTTCTTGAAACTTTATGAAAAAGGATTGGCATACATTGATGAAGTGGCTGTCAACTGGTGTCCTGCCCTTGGAACAGTCCTTGCCAATGAAGAGGTCATCGATGGGAAAAGTGAGCGCGGCGGACATCCCGTTGAGCGCCGTCCGATGAAGCAATGGATGTTGAAGATCACAGCATACGCTGACCGTCTCATTGAAGATCTGGATGAGCTTGATTGGCCGGAGAGCTTGAAGGATATGCAGCGGAACTGGATTGGCCGTTCTGAAGGGGCAGAAGTTACTTTCGGGATTGAAGGCTTCGACAAAACCTTCACTGTATTTACAACTCGCCCAGACACACTTTTTGGTGCAACTTATGCAGTGCTTGCACCAGAACATCCATTTGTGAAGGAAATCGTATCCGAAGATCAACGTGCAAATGTCGATGCATATTTGGAGCAAATAAAAGCAAAATCAGATTTAGAGAGAACAGATTTGGCAAAGGATAAAACGGGCGTGTTCACAGGTGCTTACGCGATCAACCCGGTAAATGGCGAAAAGATGCCGATCTGGATCGCCGACTACGTACTTATGAGCTATGGTACAGGAGCAATCATGGCAGTTCCGGCTCATGATGAAAGAGACTACGAATTTGCCCGCAAATTCGACCTTCCCATCAAGGAAGTCGTAGCAGGAGGCAATGTCGAAAAAGAAGCTTATACAGGAGATGGTGAACACGTAAATTCTGAATTTCTAAATGGAATGGGCAAAGAGGAAGCCATTTCAAAAATGATTCTATGGCTGGAAGAAAAGCAAATCGGAACGAAGAAAGTTACTTATCGGCTACGTGATTGGCTTTTCAGCCGCCAGCGCTACTGGGGCGAGCCGATCCCAATCATCCATTGGGAAGATGGCACGATGTCCGCAGTTCCAGAAGAGCAGCTTCCGGTTATGCTGCCTAAAACGGATGATATCAAACCATCCGGCACTGGTGAATCACCGCTTGCGAACATTGCGGATTGGGTGAATGTCGTTGATCCAGAAACAGGTAAAAAAGGCCGCAGAGAAACGAATACAATGCCGCAATGGGCTGGAAGCTGCTGGTACTACTTGCGCTATATCGATCCCAAAAACAGCGAAGTGCTGGCAGATCCTGAAAAATTGCAAGCTTGGCTACCGGTCGATATTTATATCGGTGGTGCAGAGCATGCAGTCCTTCACCTTCTATACGCACGATTCTGGCATAAATTCCTTTATGACATCGGTGCAGTGCCGACGAAAGAGCCGTTCCAAAGATTGTTCAATCAAGGGATGATCCTCGGGGAAAATAACGAGAAAATGAGTAAATCAAAAGGGAATGTCGTCAATCCAGATGATATCGTCGAAAGCCATGGCGCAGATACCCTAAGACTATACGAAATGTTCATGGGACCGCTTGAAGCATCCGTCACTTGGTCAACCAATGGACTTGATGGCGCCCGTCGATTCCTTGACCGTGTATGGAGATTGTTTGTTGAGGAAAATGGTGAGCTTTCTTCCAAGGTTCAAGATGGCAGCAGCCAGGAGCTTGAAAAAGTCTACCATCAAACAGTGAAAAAAGTGACGGAAGACTTTGATGGCCTTCGTTTCAATACGGCCATCTCACAGCTGATGGTGTTTATCAATGACGCTTATAAAGTGGACGTTTTGCCGAAGGAATATGTGGAAGGATTTGTGAAAATGCTAGCCCCTATCGCTCCGCACGCTTCAGAAGAACTTTGGAGCAAGCTTGGTCATGAAGAATCGATTACGTATGCAGAGTGGCCGGCATTCGACGAGTCCAAGCTGGTCGAAAACGAAATCGAAATCGTGCTGCAAGTGAATGGAAAAGTAAGGGCGAAGCTTACAGTTCCACGCGATATTAGCCGTGACGATCTTCAAGAGCTAGCCATGAACGATGAAAAAGTGGCAGAGCATACTGAAGGAAAGCAAATCAGAAAGATCATTGCCGTCCCTGGCAAATTGGTCAATGTAGTCGCGAATTAA
- a CDS encoding rhodanese-like domain-containing protein — MSELKTITTEELKKKVEAGEDVALVDVREDEEVAEGMIPGAKHVKMGDIPESLDQFDKDTEYVFICRSGRRSENVALFMQDQGYKVVNMVGGMLEWTGDTRPKQ; from the coding sequence ATGAGCGAGCTTAAGACGATTACGACTGAAGAATTAAAAAAGAAGGTTGAAGCTGGAGAAGATGTTGCGTTGGTGGATGTCCGCGAGGATGAAGAAGTCGCAGAAGGTATGATTCCTGGGGCTAAGCATGTGAAAATGGGTGATATCCCAGAATCTTTGGATCAATTTGATAAAGATACGGAATATGTTTTCATTTGCCGTTCTGGACGCAGAAGTGAAAATGTTGCCCTCTTTATGCAAGATCAAGGATATAAAGTGGTTAACATGGTTGGCGGAATGCTTGAATGGACCGGCGACACAAGACCAAAGCAATAA
- a CDS encoding sporulation protein Cse60, producing the protein MIQVKVFDYEHEKDLEHGMNDFLKGLDDTKIVDIKYHIAAIPEDEEEQIYCFSGMVIYRK; encoded by the coding sequence ATGATTCAAGTTAAGGTGTTCGATTATGAGCATGAAAAGGATCTGGAGCACGGTATGAACGATTTTTTGAAGGGATTGGATGATACGAAAATCGTTGATATCAAATACCATATCGCAGCCATACCAGAAGATGAAGAAGAGCAGATCTACTGCTTTAGCGGCATGGTGATTTATCGAAAATAA
- a CDS encoding BaiN/RdsA family NAD(P)/FAD-dependent oxidoreductase has product MNYDVIVIGGGPSGLMASIAAAENHAKVLLIDKGNKLGRKLAISGGGRCNVTNRLPVDEIIKHIPGNGRFLYSAFAEFSNEDIITFFEELGIQLKEEDHGRMFPVSNKAQSVVDALLDRMEALNITVWKDTPVKDVLFNNDQTSGVQLTNGDIIGASSIVIAVGGKSVPHTGSTGDGYPWARKAGHTITDLFPTEVPLTSDEPFIKEKLLQGLSLRDVELSVLNPKGKALITHKMDMIFTHLGISGPAVLRCSQYVVKAMKKWNLDRVTMNIDAIPGLNGEELFQRIHKQLKEDAKKAVKNSLKGLLPERYLLFLLEKSEIDPNAQGGTISTEKIRVFSQSCKQFRFTVNGTLPIEKAFVTGGGVSVKEIEPKTMASKLMPGLYFSGEVLDIHGYTGGYNITSALVTGRLAGMNAAIHAKQ; this is encoded by the coding sequence ATGAATTATGATGTTATTGTCATCGGCGGAGGTCCATCCGGGCTGATGGCTTCAATTGCAGCTGCAGAGAATCATGCAAAAGTTTTGCTGATCGATAAAGGAAATAAACTCGGAAGAAAGTTGGCCATTTCCGGCGGTGGACGCTGCAATGTGACGAATCGCCTTCCGGTAGATGAAATCATTAAGCACATCCCAGGAAATGGACGTTTCTTATATAGTGCATTTGCTGAGTTCAGCAATGAAGATATCATTACTTTTTTTGAGGAGCTGGGAATCCAGCTGAAGGAGGAAGACCACGGAAGGATGTTCCCGGTTTCCAACAAAGCACAATCAGTCGTGGATGCGCTCCTTGATCGAATGGAAGCTTTAAACATTACCGTTTGGAAGGACACTCCCGTAAAGGATGTTTTATTTAATAATGACCAGACCAGCGGGGTCCAATTAACAAACGGCGATATCATCGGGGCTAGTTCCATCGTCATTGCAGTCGGGGGCAAATCTGTTCCCCATACTGGCTCGACAGGAGACGGATACCCTTGGGCAAGAAAGGCTGGACACACCATAACCGACTTGTTTCCAACAGAAGTCCCTCTGACCTCTGATGAACCATTCATCAAGGAAAAATTGCTCCAGGGTCTTTCTTTGCGGGATGTGGAACTGAGCGTATTGAATCCAAAAGGGAAAGCGCTGATCACTCACAAAATGGATATGATCTTCACTCATTTAGGAATATCAGGACCTGCAGTGCTTCGCTGCAGCCAATATGTCGTAAAAGCAATGAAAAAATGGAATCTTGATAGAGTCACGATGAATATCGATGCCATCCCTGGCTTGAATGGAGAAGAGCTGTTCCAAAGGATTCATAAGCAGCTCAAAGAGGATGCCAAAAAAGCGGTGAAAAACAGTTTGAAGGGCCTCCTGCCCGAACGGTATTTATTATTCTTACTGGAAAAGAGTGAAATCGATCCGAACGCTCAAGGCGGGACCATTTCTACCGAAAAAATCAGGGTCTTTTCCCAATCCTGCAAACAGTTCCGCTTCACCGTAAACGGAACACTGCCAATCGAGAAAGCATTTGTCACCGGCGGTGGTGTATCCGTCAAAGAAATCGAACCGAAGACGATGGCCTCCAAGCTTATGCCCGGACTATATTTCAGCGGGGAGGTCCTCGATATCCACGGCTATACGGGTGGATACAACATCACATCCGCACTCGTCACCGGCAGGCTAGCCGGCATGAATGCTGCCATTCATGCTAAACAATGA
- a CDS encoding putative polysaccharide biosynthesis protein, with translation MSSKLIRGTFVLTLGTILSKVLGLFYVIPFYAILNKNGNAEGAMQLYQYGYVPYTIFISIATAGVPLAVSKYISKYNAIEEYAVGRKLFKSGIVLMLLTGFISFLIMYLLAPSFADLVVQDGANVMFTKGDVASVIRAVSFALIIIPFMSLIRGFFQGHQSMGPSAVSQVVEQIARIIFLLIGAYVVLYVIKGSIVSAIGVATFAAFIGGIASLLLLLWYWKKRKPHLDELLEEDKGTLEISIPEMYKEIIVYAIPFVLVGIANPLFQEIDQLTFSKAMAEIGKAAQSDTALGTLSFTVHKLVIIPVSLATAFALTLVPLITESFVTGNRKTMKRQLDQTFQVLLFITIPAAVGLSLLAEPVYTVFYSHSQFGTDVLASYAPVAILFALYSVTAAIMQGVNEQRFTILSLLVGLLVKLTLNIPMIKMFETEGAVYATAIGYTASILINLIVIKVFARYSFKLAMRRTMLIAAMNVVMAIVVIISYKGLTHILNPSHKLPSLLLILICGGIGAALYGYLGLRSKLADKLFGARLDRIKKKLRIS, from the coding sequence ATGTCTTCTAAATTAATACGTGGAACATTTGTACTTACATTAGGAACGATTTTATCCAAAGTTTTGGGACTTTTTTATGTCATCCCGTTTTATGCCATCCTCAATAAAAATGGTAATGCAGAAGGGGCTATGCAGCTTTATCAATACGGCTACGTCCCTTATACGATTTTCATCAGCATTGCAACGGCGGGTGTGCCGCTGGCTGTTTCGAAATATATATCCAAATATAATGCTATTGAAGAATATGCCGTCGGAAGGAAGCTTTTTAAATCCGGTATTGTCCTTATGCTTTTGACCGGATTCATTTCTTTTCTGATCATGTATCTGCTTGCACCATCGTTTGCCGACTTAGTGGTACAAGACGGTGCGAATGTGATGTTTACAAAAGGCGATGTCGCATCAGTCATTCGTGCAGTCAGCTTCGCCTTGATCATCATTCCATTCATGAGTTTGATAAGAGGCTTTTTCCAAGGGCATCAATCAATGGGGCCATCAGCCGTTTCCCAGGTTGTCGAGCAGATTGCCCGCATCATCTTTTTGCTGATCGGTGCCTATGTAGTTCTTTACGTTATTAAAGGTTCGATTGTTTCCGCCATCGGCGTGGCGACTTTTGCAGCTTTCATCGGGGGAATAGCGAGTCTGCTCCTGCTGTTATGGTATTGGAAAAAACGCAAGCCTCATTTGGACGAATTGCTTGAAGAAGATAAGGGGACGCTAGAAATTTCCATTCCGGAAATGTATAAGGAAATCATCGTTTACGCGATCCCCTTTGTACTGGTCGGAATCGCAAATCCATTATTCCAGGAAATCGACCAATTAACTTTTTCTAAGGCAATGGCTGAGATCGGGAAAGCCGCTCAAAGTGATACTGCGCTGGGAACATTGAGCTTTACGGTTCACAAGCTCGTCATCATCCCTGTCTCACTTGCTACTGCTTTTGCTTTGACGCTTGTCCCGCTCATAACGGAATCGTTTGTGACCGGCAATCGGAAAACGATGAAACGTCAGCTCGATCAAACATTCCAAGTCCTGCTGTTCATCACCATCCCTGCTGCGGTCGGGCTGTCCCTGCTGGCGGAACCGGTGTACACCGTGTTCTACAGCCATAGCCAATTTGGGACGGATGTATTGGCAAGCTACGCACCAGTCGCGATTTTGTTTGCCCTGTATTCCGTGACGGCAGCCATCATGCAAGGAGTGAATGAACAGCGTTTCACCATTTTAAGCCTGCTTGTGGGGCTTCTTGTTAAGCTGACCCTCAATATTCCGATGATTAAGATGTTTGAGACGGAAGGGGCGGTATATGCTACCGCAATCGGATATACGGCATCGATTCTGATCAATTTAATTGTCATCAAAGTATTTGCGAGGTATTCTTTCAAGTTGGCCATGCGGAGAACAATGCTGATTGCAGCGATGAATGTGGTGATGGCGATTGTGGTTATCATAAGCTATAAAGGCTTGACGCATATTTTAAATCCATCACACAAATTGCCTTCCCTCCTCCTCATCCTCATTTGTGGAGGGATCGGTGCAGCATTATATGGATATTTAGGGCTGAGGTCCAAGCTGGCGGATAAATTATTCGGGGCGAGATTGGACCGGATCAAAAAGAAACTGCGCATTTCATGA